The Thaumasiovibrio subtropicus genome window below encodes:
- a CDS encoding PAS domain-containing protein, whose translation MSRKLFRQSITVKLIALTILIVVCTCFIIGAFYYQQSRTQTEYAANKNIDNIINALLLAVENNASNANLIRTITILASEPEIVRFSIINPSSQTIIADSHNEYIDMSTVAAFHPVLSNQIELFVANGDNQRIFAKQNAEDQNHLNILRRVNMINPTYNRLRPYLIFIEYDISSDIAFQVSRFWYYMGVTFIGFMLLLLSMIYLQMHVFIKPLKQLAQQVGSQGLRPVDAFFDREIQVLVDSYNSHVKDLVTKQNELTQTRRYIDTIIKRIPVMLAYTDKDLRYQFMNSYYREWLGKPEQDILGKRVDELLPPLTFQTIRPHISQALRGITVNFDSQIISPQGEQRFVQVRYIPDIDTDGQVNGFFACIEDVTSRYRDEERIRLYATELEEKNIELERANLQAEDAVKAKSTFLATMSHEIRTPMNGVMGMLELISHTNLNKNRVNTSAWLSPAHRSCSMSSIIYSIFLSSKRVELSWMCNP comes from the coding sequence ATGTCTCGCAAACTCTTTAGGCAATCGATCACGGTCAAACTTATCGCATTAACGATTCTCATCGTGGTTTGCACATGCTTCATCATCGGGGCTTTTTACTATCAGCAAAGCCGCACGCAGACCGAATATGCAGCAAACAAAAATATCGACAACATCATTAATGCGCTTTTGCTTGCAGTTGAAAACAACGCCAGTAACGCGAACTTAATTCGTACCATTACGATATTGGCTTCTGAACCTGAAATCGTGCGGTTCAGTATTATCAACCCGAGCAGTCAAACCATCATTGCTGACAGCCACAATGAATATATTGACATGTCAACCGTGGCGGCATTTCACCCCGTTCTCTCTAATCAGATTGAACTCTTCGTTGCCAATGGCGACAACCAGCGCATCTTTGCCAAGCAAAATGCAGAGGATCAAAACCACCTTAACATCTTGCGTCGGGTCAACATGATCAACCCGACATACAACCGCCTGCGCCCCTACTTAATCTTTATTGAGTATGACATCAGCTCCGACATTGCTTTCCAAGTTTCACGTTTCTGGTACTACATGGGCGTCACCTTTATCGGCTTTATGTTACTGCTTCTTTCCATGATCTACTTGCAAATGCACGTCTTCATTAAGCCTCTTAAACAATTAGCACAGCAGGTTGGCTCGCAAGGGTTACGTCCTGTCGACGCGTTTTTTGATCGAGAAATACAGGTCCTCGTTGACAGCTACAACTCCCACGTCAAGGACTTAGTCACAAAGCAAAATGAGCTCACTCAAACTCGTCGCTATATCGACACCATTATTAAACGTATCCCCGTGATGCTCGCGTACACGGATAAAGATCTACGCTATCAGTTTATGAACAGTTACTACCGGGAGTGGTTGGGCAAACCCGAGCAAGATATTCTCGGCAAACGCGTTGATGAGCTATTGCCACCACTGACATTCCAAACAATTCGCCCTCATATTTCTCAGGCATTGCGCGGGATTACTGTCAACTTTGACAGTCAAATCATCTCGCCCCAAGGTGAACAGCGATTCGTTCAGGTGCGTTACATTCCAGATATTGACACTGATGGCCAAGTGAACGGTTTCTTTGCCTGTATTGAAGACGTCACATCACGCTACCGAGACGAAGAGAGAATCCGCCTCTATGCCACGGAGCTCGAAGAAAAAAATATTGAACTAGAGCGGGCAAATTTACAGGCGGAAGATGCGGTAAAAGCTAAGTCAACTTTTCTCGCAACGATGAGCCATGAAATTCGTACCCCAATGAATGGGGTCATGGGTATGTTAGAATTAATATCTCATACAAATCTCAATAAAAACAGAGTGAATACCTCAGCTTG
- a CDS encoding ABC transporter substrate-binding protein, producing MRWIFGFVFLLFGCEQPQEKVRIAINPWPGYEFLHLAEKKGFFEEEGLPVELVQVASLSDAQSVYVNNNVEGITSTLIEAVQIAPLGGKPARVILVIDFSNGADVIIGNNIQTPEQLKGKRVGAEVGSLGLYVLSRALQSVGLSLDDVQLINVEQSETEYLMLSDELDAVVTYAPYSVDLLRHQHFSTLFDSAMIPGEVVDVVSVSQEVLDNNPHFIEKFHRVWTRVINYYAEHPEASIAIMAKRQRIHSDEFIASMEGLKILSLKEQQDLLLKNNKINDTANQVCEVLLYAGAFDGNCDHTVALFSLKE from the coding sequence ATGCGTTGGATCTTTGGTTTTGTTTTCCTGCTGTTTGGCTGTGAACAACCCCAAGAGAAAGTGCGCATTGCTATCAACCCTTGGCCTGGCTATGAATTTCTTCATCTCGCTGAGAAAAAAGGATTTTTCGAGGAGGAAGGCTTACCCGTTGAGTTGGTTCAAGTGGCCAGTTTATCTGACGCGCAAAGCGTCTATGTCAACAACAATGTCGAAGGCATCACCAGCACCCTGATTGAAGCAGTGCAAATTGCGCCCTTAGGTGGCAAGCCCGCCCGTGTCATTTTAGTCATCGATTTTTCTAATGGTGCCGATGTGATTATCGGTAATAACATTCAGACGCCAGAACAACTCAAGGGAAAACGTGTCGGCGCGGAAGTGGGATCATTGGGTCTATATGTCCTCTCGCGCGCATTACAAAGCGTGGGCCTCAGCCTCGATGACGTGCAACTGATTAATGTTGAACAGTCAGAAACGGAGTATTTAATGCTCTCCGATGAGCTCGACGCTGTCGTCACCTACGCCCCTTACTCAGTGGATTTACTGCGTCACCAGCACTTCTCTACCCTATTCGACAGTGCCATGATTCCGGGGGAAGTCGTTGACGTAGTCTCTGTTTCCCAAGAAGTGCTCGACAATAACCCGCATTTTATCGAGAAGTTTCATCGTGTATGGACCCGAGTCATCAACTATTATGCTGAACATCCCGAAGCGTCTATCGCTATTATGGCCAAGCGCCAACGTATCCACAGCGATGAATTTATCGCCAGCATGGAAGGTTTAAAAATCCTCTCGCTCAAAGAGCAACAGGATCTCCTGTTAAAAAATAATAAAATCAACGACACAGCAAACCAAGTCTGCGAGGTATTGCTTTATGCCGGGGCTTTCGATGGAAACTGTGATCATACCGTTGCTCTATTTAGCCTCAAGGAGTAA
- a CDS encoding nucleotidyltransferase family protein — translation MSDKALKQSLCALLQQDKTRLHLLKLVSQLPLPQCYLAGDFVRHLVWDHLHQRSPSPISRVQVIYFAPNDPETVKGKEIELLLRKIHADVFWQVDNMATTHTAYEDSPYKSAEDALAHLTEKESAIAVRLNDKTQLEILSPFGLASLFRGEVTLNPKRSRQAMMNHVLNNQWLQKWPELRIVMSE, via the coding sequence ATGAGCGATAAAGCACTAAAGCAGTCTCTATGTGCGCTTTTACAACAAGATAAGACTCGCCTGCATTTACTCAAACTCGTCAGTCAGTTGCCCCTTCCGCAATGCTATCTCGCGGGCGATTTTGTACGACACCTCGTTTGGGATCATCTTCATCAACGTAGCCCATCACCGATTTCAAGGGTACAAGTCATCTATTTCGCGCCTAACGACCCCGAAACGGTAAAAGGAAAAGAGATAGAGTTGCTGCTCCGAAAAATCCACGCTGACGTGTTTTGGCAAGTCGACAATATGGCAACCACCCACACCGCTTACGAAGACTCTCCTTACAAAAGCGCTGAAGACGCCTTGGCACACCTCACCGAAAAAGAGTCGGCCATTGCTGTTCGCCTCAATGACAAAACACAGTTGGAAATCCTCTCGCCGTTCGGCCTAGCATCACTGTTTCGTGGAGAAGTGACCTTGAATCCCAAACGATCTCGACAAGCAATGATGAACCATGTTCTTAACAACCAATGGCTCCAGAAGTGGCCAGAACTGCGTATTGTCATGTCAGAATAA
- a CDS encoding isochorismatase family protein → MTTTNNTVLVVVDVQGKLAQCMDDKDALFKHLSIMVQGAKLLDIPIIWVEQNPQKLGATIAEVSQHLSDQTPIAKMTFSCYQTAEFSQMLNQLDREHVLVCGIESHICVYQTVLDLYQADYLVSLLCDATSSRQRYQKDITIQKLVQLGIPITSVEMALFELMKTADHPRFRDIQALLK, encoded by the coding sequence ATGACCACCACCAATAATACTGTGCTCGTTGTTGTCGATGTCCAAGGCAAACTAGCACAATGCATGGATGACAAAGACGCGCTGTTTAAGCACCTTTCTATCATGGTGCAAGGTGCCAAATTACTGGATATACCGATTATTTGGGTTGAACAAAACCCGCAAAAATTAGGCGCTACTATTGCAGAGGTAAGCCAGCACTTAAGCGATCAAACCCCGATTGCAAAAATGACCTTCAGCTGTTACCAAACAGCGGAATTTAGCCAAATGCTCAACCAGCTCGATCGCGAACATGTGCTGGTTTGCGGTATAGAAAGCCATATTTGTGTCTATCAAACCGTGTTAGATCTTTACCAAGCAGATTACTTGGTGAGCTTGCTTTGTGACGCAACCTCTTCAAGACAGCGCTACCAAAAGGACATTACCATTCAAAAGCTCGTTCAACTAGGCATTCCGATCACCAGTGTTGAAATGGCGTTGTTTGAGCTGATGAAAACAGCCGACCATCCTCGTTTTCGTGATATTCAAGCGCTCTTAAAATAA
- the pdsS gene encoding proteobacterial dedicated sortase system histidine kinase, with protein sequence MRNSLRAKTLLICSFLLLLPWLGYRYIWEMEKVLRVGQERNLLGTAQALATALHERPTLFSSQPQTGTNTQRDLYAYRLPAPITLDGEFDDWLGFEQHIKTYGRHYVQFSRYPYRQEDYAFRHMLGRHGDHLYALFDVTDNTLITRRSASSRLDRSDHLVIAMTTPEGRLQHYAIAGQETGPVQTYAVDGEISDTAALSPISYIQGYWRNHQHGYSLELQLPMDHIGDMLGFSWSNVNDSFNRDIDTVIATASIKTATSLGQLIAPSEEIDRILKAMTHSQAHLKVIDNQRRVLAKTGQLNPQQSLWSNSLNTSDNVVSRLLAPLYEWLFPLPKLDTTPESTDDAKILGLHVTQALAGQPYVRWRKSEDDKDVIILSAAHPVYVDGKVVGVVIAEETNLGIQTLKVEALKGLFSLSSAIILLGITTLLLFASHISNRIRRLRDNTERAIDTQGRVQEKITIDQRQDEIGDLSRGLATMMDRLDGYHQYLEQMSSRLAHELRTPVAVVRSSLENLAFCETEPANMPYITRAQEGINRLNTILSLMTEATRIEQSLEQVDREQYRLDELLDGCTHGYSLAYPDTQFNVVLPEQHLHVMGSPDHLVQCLDKIVSNAIDFHVANTPIDIRLVVLGESAVQITIANQGPLLPAEMEDQLFNSMVSLRKKGKESEHKAKQEKPHLGLGLYIARLIVQFHKGEITLANRSDRQGVVVTITLPLIAA encoded by the coding sequence ATGCGGAACAGTTTACGCGCTAAAACCCTATTGATTTGTAGCTTCTTGCTGCTGTTACCTTGGTTAGGTTATCGCTATATCTGGGAAATGGAAAAAGTCCTACGTGTTGGCCAAGAGCGTAATCTGCTGGGCACGGCACAAGCACTCGCAACAGCGCTGCATGAACGTCCTACGTTATTCTCATCGCAACCGCAAACTGGCACCAATACCCAACGCGATCTTTATGCTTATAGACTCCCGGCACCGATAACACTTGATGGCGAGTTTGATGATTGGCTCGGGTTTGAACAACATATCAAGACCTACGGCCGTCATTATGTGCAGTTTTCTCGTTACCCTTATCGGCAGGAAGATTATGCTTTTCGACATATGCTCGGACGGCACGGTGACCATCTCTATGCGCTCTTTGATGTCACTGACAACACGCTGATCACGCGTCGAAGCGCATCATCCAGATTGGATAGAAGCGATCACCTGGTGATTGCCATGACCACCCCGGAGGGGCGATTGCAGCATTATGCTATCGCTGGCCAAGAAACCGGCCCTGTGCAAACTTATGCGGTAGATGGTGAGATTTCAGATACCGCCGCCCTTTCCCCCATCAGCTACATTCAAGGCTATTGGCGCAATCACCAACACGGTTATAGCCTCGAATTGCAACTTCCAATGGATCACATCGGCGACATGCTAGGGTTTTCCTGGAGCAATGTTAACGATAGCTTCAACCGTGATATCGACACCGTCATTGCGACAGCAAGCATCAAAACAGCTACTAGCCTTGGTCAGCTCATCGCCCCCTCTGAAGAAATAGATCGTATTCTCAAAGCGATGACACATAGCCAAGCCCACTTGAAGGTGATCGACAACCAACGGCGTGTTCTTGCGAAAACAGGTCAGCTAAATCCTCAGCAAAGTTTATGGTCTAACTCATTAAACACGTCAGACAACGTGGTAAGCCGATTGCTTGCCCCACTCTATGAATGGCTATTCCCACTACCCAAACTGGATACAACACCGGAAAGCACCGATGACGCAAAAATTCTCGGACTTCATGTTACTCAAGCGTTAGCGGGACAACCGTATGTACGGTGGCGAAAATCTGAAGATGACAAAGATGTCATTATTCTCTCGGCTGCGCATCCAGTATATGTCGATGGCAAAGTCGTCGGCGTTGTCATTGCCGAAGAAACCAATCTCGGGATTCAGACCTTGAAGGTCGAAGCGCTAAAAGGGCTATTCTCACTAAGCAGTGCGATCATTCTTCTCGGCATCACAACCTTGTTGCTCTTTGCCTCACATATTTCCAACCGTATACGCCGTCTGCGCGATAACACAGAACGCGCAATAGATACGCAAGGACGCGTACAAGAAAAGATTACTATTGACCAACGCCAAGATGAAATTGGCGATCTGTCTCGTGGTCTTGCAACCATGATGGATCGGTTAGATGGCTATCATCAATACTTAGAGCAAATGTCTTCCCGCTTGGCCCACGAGTTGCGCACCCCAGTCGCAGTTGTGCGGTCATCGTTGGAAAACTTAGCATTTTGTGAAACTGAGCCCGCGAACATGCCATATATTACGCGAGCCCAAGAAGGGATTAATCGTCTCAACACTATCTTGTCTCTGATGACGGAAGCGACTCGGATCGAGCAAAGCCTCGAGCAAGTCGATAGAGAGCAGTATCGTTTAGATGAACTCCTTGATGGATGTACACATGGTTACTCCCTCGCCTACCCGGATACTCAATTCAATGTCGTGCTCCCTGAACAGCACCTTCATGTCATGGGTTCACCCGATCATCTTGTGCAATGCCTCGACAAAATCGTTTCCAACGCCATAGACTTCCATGTCGCTAATACTCCCATAGACATTCGCCTTGTCGTCTTGGGTGAGTCAGCAGTACAAATAACTATTGCTAACCAAGGTCCATTGCTTCCCGCTGAAATGGAAGATCAGCTTTTTAACTCTATGGTCTCATTGCGTAAGAAAGGCAAAGAAAGTGAACATAAAGCAAAGCAGGAGAAACCACACTTAGGCCTTGGGCTCTACATTGCTCGCTTGATTGTCCAGTTCCACAAGGGCGAAATCACGTTAGCGAACCGCAGTGATCGACAAGGTGTTGTCGTCACTATCACACTCCCTTTGATTGCTGCATAA
- the pdsR gene encoding proteobacterial dedicated sortase system response regulator, producing the protein MKSIVIVEDETAIRENYIDVLTRQGYQVKGYANRTEAMAGFEQSLPDLALIDIGLEDEIDGGFQLCQTLRAKSPTLPIVFLTARDSDFDTVCGLRMGADDYLTKDISLPHLMARIAALFRRSEAQGQQTDDSDVIDRGLLSVDKGKMHVHWDSHAIDLTVTEFWMLHALVRRPGVVKSRQALMEEAHVVVDDNTITSHIKRIRKKFIAVDSNFDHISTVYGMGYRWQEPK; encoded by the coding sequence ATGAAAAGCATTGTTATTGTTGAAGATGAGACAGCGATTCGCGAAAATTACATCGACGTATTAACGCGACAAGGTTATCAGGTAAAAGGGTATGCAAATCGCACCGAGGCAATGGCCGGATTTGAACAAAGCCTACCTGATTTAGCGCTAATAGATATCGGTTTGGAAGATGAGATTGATGGCGGCTTTCAACTCTGTCAAACGCTTCGCGCCAAATCTCCCACACTACCCATCGTCTTTCTCACTGCCCGCGACAGTGACTTTGATACCGTATGTGGTTTGCGTATGGGTGCTGACGATTACCTCACCAAAGATATCAGCCTCCCTCACCTTATGGCACGTATTGCCGCCCTGTTTCGCCGCTCTGAGGCGCAAGGACAACAAACGGATGACAGCGATGTTATTGACCGAGGCCTACTCAGTGTTGATAAGGGAAAAATGCACGTACATTGGGATTCCCATGCAATAGACCTGACGGTGACGGAGTTTTGGATGCTGCATGCGCTGGTTCGTCGACCAGGCGTTGTAAAAAGCCGTCAAGCACTCATGGAAGAAGCACATGTGGTGGTTGATGACAATACCATCACGTCGCACATCAAACGTATTCGCAAGAAATTCATCGCTGTTGACAGCAATTTTGACCATATCTCTACGGTGTATGGCATGGGGTATCGCTGGCAGGAGCCCAAGTAG